A genome region from Staphylococcus capitis subsp. capitis includes the following:
- a CDS encoding YjzD family protein — translation MKYLMTFIWAVLLLEMVNFVLNSLNSGPALNVINPIIMAVVFTIFIAILGAVMEPNKGSDQYDS, via the coding sequence ATGAAATACCTCATGACATTTATTTGGGCAGTATTATTGCTTGAAATGGTTAACTTCGTATTGAATAGCCTTAACAGCGGTCCAGCGCTAAATGTAATTAATCCAATCATTATGGCTGTTGTATTTACAATTTTTATCGCTATTTTAGGTGCGGTTATGGAACCAAACAAAGGTTCAGATCAATACGATTCATAG
- a CDS encoding beta-ketoacyl-ACP synthase III produces MNVGIKGFGAYAPENIVDNAYFEQFLETSDEWISKMTGIKERHWADEDQDTSDLAYNASVKAIEDAGIQPEDIDMIIVATATGDMPFPSVANILQERLGTGKVATMDQLAACSGFMYSMITAKQYIQSGDYKNILVVGADKLSKITDLTDRSTAVLFGDGAGAVVMGEVSEGRGIISYEMGSDGSGGKYLYLDKETGKLKMNGREVFKFAVRIMGDASTRVVDKAGLTSDDIDLFIPHQANIRIMESARERLGIEKEKMSVSVNKYGNTSAASIPLSINQELQNGKIKDDDTLVLVGFGGGLTWGAIVIKWGK; encoded by the coding sequence ATGAACGTGGGTATTAAAGGTTTCGGTGCTTATGCTCCGGAAAACATTGTAGACAATGCCTATTTTGAGCAATTTTTAGAAACTTCAGATGAATGGATCTCTAAAATGACTGGTATTAAAGAAAGACACTGGGCAGATGAAGATCAAGATACATCTGATTTAGCGTACAACGCAAGTGTTAAAGCAATTGAAGATGCTGGTATTCAACCAGAAGATATAGACATGATAATTGTAGCAACTGCAACAGGCGATATGCCGTTTCCAAGCGTTGCCAATATATTACAAGAGCGTTTAGGAACTGGTAAAGTAGCAACGATGGATCAACTTGCTGCTTGTTCTGGATTTATGTATTCAATGATTACTGCTAAACAATATATTCAATCTGGTGATTATAAGAATATATTAGTTGTAGGTGCTGACAAGCTTTCTAAAATTACGGATTTAACTGACCGTTCAACTGCTGTTTTATTTGGCGACGGTGCCGGTGCAGTAGTAATGGGTGAAGTTTCTGAAGGCCGTGGAATCATTAGTTATGAAATGGGATCTGATGGTAGCGGTGGAAAATATTTATATTTAGATAAAGAAACTGGTAAATTAAAAATGAATGGCAGAGAAGTATTTAAATTTGCTGTAAGAATTATGGGTGACGCATCAACACGTGTAGTAGATAAAGCAGGTTTAACTTCAGATGACATTGATTTATTTATCCCTCACCAAGCAAATATTCGTATTATGGAATCTGCAAGAGAGAGATTGGGTATAGAAAAAGAGAAAATGAGTGTTTCAGTGAATAAATATGGTAATACATCAGCTGCTTCTATACCTTTAAGTATCAATCAAGAATTACAAAACGGAAAAATTAAAGATGACGATACTTTAGTCTTAGTTGGCTTCGGTGGAGGCTTAACTTGGGGCGCAATCGTTATCAAATGGGGAAAATAG